In a genomic window of Polypterus senegalus isolate Bchr_013 chromosome 13, ASM1683550v1, whole genome shotgun sequence:
- the zfand2a gene encoding AN1-type zinc finger protein 2A isoform X3 codes for MEFPDLGKHCSEKTCRRLDFLPMKCDACEEIFCKDHITYVHHSCASAYKKDIQVPVCPLCNTPVPIKRGEMPDIKVGEHIDRDCRSDPAQRKRKIFVNKCSQVGCKQKEMIKVTCSQCHMNFCLKHRHPNDHDCKTDGHPLSKTG; via the exons ATGGAATTTCCAGATCTGGGAAAGCACTGCTCTGAAAAGACATGCAGACGTTTGG ATTTTCTTCCAATGAAGTGTGATGCCTGTGaagagattttctgtaaagatCACATTACCTATGTGCATCACAGTTGTGCTTCTGCATATAAAAAG GATATCCAGGTCCCTGTATGCCCGCTCTGTAACACTCCAGTTCCTATTAAAAGAGGGGAAATGCCAGATATAAAGGTGGGAGAACACATTGATAGAGACTGCAGGTCAGATCCCGCTCAAAGGAAAAGAAAG atttttgttaataaatgttcCCAAGTGGGTTGTAAgcaaaaagaaatgattaaagtGACCTGTTCTCAGTGCCATATGAACTTCTGCTTGAAACACAGACATCCTAATGACCATGATTGCAAAACAGATGGTCACCCCCTTTCTAAGACAGGGTAA